CTCCCGGTAAACCCATACAGACAGGACAAACGTGGTGGTTTGGCTCTGCTCCAAATTCGGTGCTGCAGCTACAAAAGATTTTAGTATTTGTTTTTAATTCTACGTGTACTTCTAAACCGATAATTGTTTCATACTGGGTCATACATGTCACCCCTTTATATGCTCGGCTTATTTTCGTGGTGGACTGTGTTTTGTTCAAATGTGTAGGCGGCACGTAATAGTGTTCCTTCGTCAAATGGTTTACCCATCAGCTGTAATCCCACGGGCAAGTCATTGACCATGCCTGTAGGCAGTGAAATAGCCGGTATACCGGCCAGGTTTACCGACAGGGTACATATATCCACCATATACATTTGTAGCGGGTCATCCACTTTTTCTCCCCGCCTAAAGGGTAGTATGGGACTTGTAGGTGACAATAAGACATCGTATTTTTCAAAGGCAGCATCAAAGTCTTGCTTGATCAGCGTACGAACTTTTAATGCCTTATTGTAGTAGGCATCGTAATAGCCAGCTGAAAGAGCATATGTACCAAGCATAATGCGTCTTTTAACTTCCGGCCCAAAGCCTTCACTCCTAGTCTTTTTAAACATTTCAATTACATCTTCAGGTCCTTGAGCACGGTAGCCGTAGCGAACACCGTCATAGCGGGCCAAGTTGGAACTTGCTTCCGCCGGGGCGATCAGGTAATAAGCAGACAACCCGTGTTTCGTGTGAGGTAAGCTGGTCTCCTCTACCTCTGCCCCAAGAGAGGCCATTTTTTCAGCAGCCTGTTGAATAGAATTTTTAATTTCCGCATCAATACCTTCGCCCATATATTCCTGGGGAATACCAATCTTCAATCCTTTAACGTCATTAGTAAGGAAAGTTGTATAGTCAGGAACATCATATTTTACCGAGGTGGAATCCATGGGATCGTGTCCGCAAATAACATTCATTAGCAGCGCACAGTCCTTCACATCTTTTCCCAACGGTCCTATTTGGTCCAATGAAGAAGCGAAGGCTATCAGGCCATACCGGGAAACAGCGCCATAGGTTGGTTTCATTCCGACAACGCCACAATAGGCTGCCGGAAGGCGAATTGACCCGCCGGTGTCTGAGCCTAGTGCTACTATAGCCTCATCAGCAGCCACGGCGGCTGATGACCCGCCACTGGATCCACCGGCAACCCTATCTGTTGACCACGGGTTACAGGTGGGGAAAAAGGCTGAATTTTCACAGGAGGAACCCATGGCAAATTCATCCATGTTAGTTTTTCCTATCATTACTGCGTCCACTTCACCCAAACGCTCTATTACAGTTGCGTTATATGGAGGCATGTAGTTATAAAGAATGCGAGAAGAACAAGTTGTGCGAATACCCTCAGTGCACATGTTATCTTTTATGGCAATGGGTATACCTGTCATAGGGTGAATACGGGTGCCATCTTTTATCTTGCGGTCAACCTTGCGGGCCGTTTCCAAGGCCGCATCCTCCAGAACGGTTACATAGGACCCTACTTGTTCATCCACCGCGCTAATTCTATTCAATACTGATTGTGTAATCTCTTCAGAACTGACTTTTTTATTCACCAGCATCTTGTGCAGACGGTGTGCTGTCAGTTGGTACAATTCCAATTCTAAGCCCCCTTACACTAAACTATTTTTGGTACACGGAAGAAATTTTCTTCTTTGTCAGGTGCGTTAGATAAAGCCTTTTCAGTATCTAAGTGATCTCCCACTTCGTCTTCTCTGAATACATTTTTCAAAGGAAGAACGTGGGCAGTGGGAAGGACATTTTCGGTATCCAGCTTGTTTAATGTTTGGGCATGCTCTAAAATGTCGCTTAGTTGTTTAGTATACAATTCTTTTTCCTCTTCGCTCAATTCCAAGCGGGCCAGCAAGGCTACGTGTTCAACGTCAGATTTATTGATCATGCTAACACCTTCCTTAATCTATAAAAACTGTCAATATTATAACTCACGGTGAATTACCGGTGCAAGAAAACCTTTATGCGTAGTAACACCTGCACTGGGCTCTACTACCGCCGGTTATTCTTTTAAAAGGTTGTTTAAACCTTCTTCATCCAGAATGGTAATACCTAATTCTTTGGCCTTTTGGTACTTACTCCCCGGTTTCTCACCTGCCACCAAGTAGCCAGTGCTGCTGCTAACACTTGATGATACCTTGCCCCCCAGGGATTCTATTTTTTCTTTGGCCTCTTGTCGCGTCAATTCACTGAGAGTTCCGGTTAGTACAAATGTTGTGCCTTGCAGGCGCGGTTCGTCTTTATTGACTTCTTCCTGTTTGGACTCTGTATTTACCCCGCTCTGCTGCAATCTTTTCACCAGACCCCGGTTTTGTTCTTGCTCAAAAAATGTAACAACGCTTTCGGCAATGGCCGGGCCAATTTCAGATATTTCTATAAGCTCTGCTTCGGATGCCATTATCAGGTTATCAATGGAACCGAATTCTCCGGCTAAAAGCTTGGCAGCACGTTCTCCCACGTGACGAATACCAAGGCCGAAAATTAATCTGTATAAAGGATTACTTCGACTTTTATCAATGGCCTCCAAAAGGTTTTGAGCCGATTTCTCTCCCATTCTTTCCAGTGCTAATAAATCTTCTTTCTGTAATTGATACAGGTCAGCAGCGTCCTTAACCAGATTGCTGTCTATCAGCTGGTTAAGGATGGCAGGACCTAACCCTACGATATCCATAGCACTGCGGGAAACAAAATGTATGAGTCCCTCTCTCACCTGAGCGGGGCAAGTTGCACCTGTACAGCGGGCAGCAGCCTCTTCCTCCTGGCGAAGAACAGTAGCACCGCATTCGGGACACTCACCTGGAATTTGAAAGGTATGCTCGTGACCTGTGCGGCGGTCTTTTTTAACCTGAACTACCTCAGGAATGATATCTCCTGCCTTATGCACTATGACTGTATCCCCAATGCGGATATCCTTGGTTTCAATAAAATCCTCGTTATGTAAGGTTGCCCTGCTGACAGTGGTGCCCGCGAGTAGAACGGGCTCTAAGATTGCCGTTGGGGTTAAAACCCCGGTGCGTCCCACACGTACAATGATGTCTTTTATTTGGGTAACCGCTTCCTCCGGTGGAAATTTAAAAGCTATGGCCCAGCGCGGGCTTTTAAATGTTGATCCCAAGTTACTCTGTTGAAGTAAAGAGTTTATCTTGATTACCATTCCGTCAATGGTATATTCAAGCTGGTGACGCTTTTCCTCCCAAATTTTGCAATAGCTTATCACCTCGTCAATATCCACGCATAACTGATAATGCGGGTTAACGCGAAAGCCTTGTTCTGTCAAAAACCCTAATAACTGGTGATGGGTTTTAAAACTTCCGGTCTCGGCATATCCGGTGCCGTAAGTAAAGATTTGTAAATTCCTGGAGGCAGTGACCACCGGGTCCAGTTGCCGTAATGATCCGGCTGCTGCATTACGAGGGTTAGCAAAAAGGGGCTTTCCTTTTTCTTTCCTATATGTGTTAAGTTGTACAAAGGCGCTTTTGGGCATGTAAACCTCGCCTCGTACCTCCATGGTTACGTCATTCTTTAGGCGTAAGGGGATGCTGGGAATGGTTTTTAAATTGGATGTGATATCTTCTCCGGTTTCTCCGTCCCCCCTGGTGGCTCCCTGAACGAAGAGACCATTTTCATAGAGAAGGGATACAGCAAGCCCGTCAATTTTCAATTCAGCAACGTATGCAATCTTTTCATCCTGAGCACTGGATTTAACTCGGCTGTCAAAATCTTTTAGTTCAGGCTCCTGGAAAGCATTTCCCAGGCTGAGCATAGGCATACGGTGTTTTACCGTGCTCAAACCTTCCCTTGGGCTGCCACCTACCCTTTGGGTAGGTGAATCGGGTGTGACCAGTTTAGGATATTTTTGCTCCAAATTTATAAGCTCTTGCATTAAGGCATCAAATTGGCTATCCGCAATTTCCGGCTTGTCCAACACGTAGTACATGTGGTTATGGCGGTTTATTTGTTTACGCAGTTGTTCAGCCCGGTTACGAATGTTATCAGAAACGGTCACCCGGGAAGCACCTCCAAACTTTTACGGTGAAATGTACATAAACCATCGGTAGAACTAACCATATTTCTGCAGAGGGGCATATTTAGATAATAAGGTTTTTATTCCCAGGCCGGGAAATTCAACTTTTATTTCCTGTGTATTGCCTTTGCCCCTAACGTCTTTAATAACACCATCCCCCCACTTACGATGATGTACCCGGTCACCCGGATTAAAAAGTGTGTCGGCTGCGGGAGAATTTTGCTTGGTGGAAAGCTCCAGTCCCGTTAGATCTTTGTCTAAAGGGTCTCTTGTGGTTAAATATTCAGGGGGTAATTCATCCAGAAACCTTGATGCCTTATTAGATTTAGTGTACCCGTACAGCGTTCTTTGCTGGCAGTGAGTAATGTAAAGTCGCTCCCTGGCCCTGGTGATTCCCACGTAACAAAGACGTCGTTCTTCTTCCATTTCTTTAGGTTCCTGCAGGCTGCGGGAATGGGGAAAGACTCCTTCCTCTAGACCAACCAGAAAAATAATGGGGAATTCAAGTCCTTTAGCACTGTGCAGGGTCATCATAGTCACCTGATCATTGTTTTCTTGGTAACTATCTATATCCGCAACCAGAGCCAGCCCGGACAAAAACTCCTCCAGAGTATCACCCGGATGTTCCCGGTCAAATTCACGGGTTACTGACATGAATTCTTGTAAATTTTCCAAGCGCGTGCGAGATTCCACGGTATTCTCTTCTTCAAGGGCCTTTTGATAACCGGTGCGGGACAGAGTTTCTTCAACAATGCTTGTAATGCTCAGGTCATATTGATTATCCCTTATAGTTTGCAATGTTTCTCCTAAATTAATGGCGGCGTTACGGGGTTTTGTTGCCAATCCTTTAATGTCTCCCGTCTTAAGGAGAACGTTAATCAAATTATTTTCCAGGGCACCGGCGTAATCAATTATTTTTTCTATTGACGCGGCACCGATACCCCTTTTGGGTACGTTGATAATCCTCCTGAGTCCAATTTGATCAGCGGGGTTAGCTAGCAGTCTTAAGTATGCTAATAGGTCCTTAATTTCTTTACGGTCATAGAATTTATGACCACCGACCATATTGTAACTAATTCCGGCGTATAGCAGTTTTTCCTCTAAAACCCTTGATTGAGCGTGAGTACGGTAGAGGATAGACATATCTTTATAAGCATGTCCTTTATCCCTAAGCCGCATGATCCTGTTGACCACAAATTGAGCTTCTGCATGCTCATTGTAACCGGTGTAAACAACTATGGGTTCTCCGAAGGGCCCCTCAGTCCACAGGGCTTTTTCCTTACGGCCCATGTTATTCTTGATTACCCGGTTGGCAGTTTCCAAGATGGTTCCAGTGGAACGGTAGTTCTGTTCCAAAAGGATAACACAGGCTTCCGGATAATCTTTTTCAAAGTCCAGTATATTTTGCATATCAGCTCCCCGGAAACGGTAAATACTCTGATCGGGGTCACCTACTACACACAAATTACGATATTTACGGGCCAATAGGCTTATTAGAATGTATTGAGCATGATTGGTGTCTTGGTATTCATCGACAAGAATATACCGAAATTTATTTTGATAATAAGCTAAAACAGATTCGTTAGATTGTAATAACTTTACGGTAATCATTATTAAATCGTCGAAGTCCACGGCATTGTTTTGCTTCATTTTTTTTTCGTATAGAGTGTACACATCGGAAACAGTTTCCTGGTAAAAGTCTCTTGCCGTAGCCTGGAATTCCGAGGCGGTCTTAAGGCTATTTTTGGCTGTGGAAATTCCCACGGCAATGGCCCGGGGTGGGAATTTTTTTTCGTCTAAATTTAACTCTTTTAGGCATTCCTTGACCAAAGTTTTGCGATCAGTTTCATCATAAATAACAAAATTCTTTGCATAACCCATAAAACTGGACTGCATTCTTAGTATGCGTAAACATGCCGCGTGAAAGGTTGAAACCCATAGGTCTTGGACCTCGTAGGGAATCATATTTCCCACCCTTGCTTTCATTTCGCTGGCAGCTTTGTTGGTAAATGTTATGGCCAGTACGTTACGGGGAGATATGTTCTTGTGCTGTATCAGATAAGCAATACGGGTGGTAAGCACTTTTGTTTTACCGGATCCGGCCCCGGCCAAGACCAACAGAGGGCCTTCGGTGTTCTGCACCGCTTGTGCTTGACTGTCATTTAGACCTGTCAAAATATCCATTCAAAAAGTCCTCCTAATGATGCACCAATGATGTCTAAGCAAAAAACTATGGTAGATTATATCATAACAAGAATTTTAAGGACAGGGTAACAAAAAGAACAGCCGGGTACAGTCCCCGGCCGTGAGATCATTTTGCTCTTCTTTTTAGTTCGCTGACGACTTCTTCGGGGTTTACTCCTTGAGCTACCAGTAGTACCAGTAGATGATAAGTTAAATCAGCGTATTCATGTATCAAGTTAACATGATCATTGTTTTTCGCTGCCAGTATAACTTCGGTCGCTTCTTCTCCAACTTTTTTCAATATCTTATCGGTACCTTCTGTGAACAGGTAAGTGGTGTAAGATCCTTGCGGGCGTTCTAAATACCTGGTCCTCACAATCCCATAAAGCTCAGTAATCACGCTTTGGCTTTCAGACTCTGTTACTACTTTTTTTTACCGTATACTTCCTCCGGGTCAAAAATCTGTTCACCTTTAACGGTAACTTTGCCGTCAGTTTCTATTCTATTGTGAAAGCAGCTGTAATAGCCTTCGTGACAGGCAGCGTCTTTCTGCTCCACCTGCACCAAAAGGGTATCGGCATCGCAGTCAAAGGTTACCTCATTTACTTTCTGTACATTGCCTGAGGACTCACCTTTGTGCCAGAATTTTTGCCTACTACGGCTCCAGAACCAGGTT
The genomic region above belongs to Bacillota bacterium and contains:
- the ligA gene encoding NAD-dependent DNA ligase LigA → MTVSDNIRNRAEQLRKQINRHNHMYYVLDKPEIADSQFDALMQELINLEQKYPKLVTPDSPTQRVGGSPREGLSTVKHRMPMLSLGNAFQEPELKDFDSRVKSSAQDEKIAYVAELKIDGLAVSLLYENGLFVQGATRGDGETGEDITSNLKTIPSIPLRLKNDVTMEVRGEVYMPKSAFVQLNTYRKEKGKPLFANPRNAAAGSLRQLDPVVTASRNLQIFTYGTGYAETGSFKTHHQLLGFLTEQGFRVNPHYQLCVDIDEVISYCKIWEEKRHQLEYTIDGMVIKINSLLQQSNLGSTFKSPRWAIAFKFPPEEAVTQIKDIIVRVGRTGVLTPTAILEPVLLAGTTVSRATLHNEDFIETKDIRIGDTVIVHKAGDIIPEVVQVKKDRRTGHEHTFQIPGECPECGATVLRQEEEAAARCTGATCPAQVREGLIHFVSRSAMDIVGLGPAILNQLIDSNLVKDAADLYQLQKEDLLALERMGEKSAQNLLEAIDKSRSNPLYRLIFGLGIRHVGERAAKLLAGEFGSIDNLIMASEAELIEISEIGPAIAESVVTFFEQEQNRGLVKRLQQSGVNTESKQEEVNKDEPRLQGTTFVLTGTLSELTRQEAKEKIESLGGKVSSSVSSSTGYLVAGEKPGSKYQKAKELGITILDEEGLNNLLKE
- the gatA gene encoding Asp-tRNA(Asn)/Glu-tRNA(Gln) amidotransferase subunit GatA, producing MELYQLTAHRLHKMLVNKKVSSEEITQSVLNRISAVDEQVGSYVTVLEDAALETARKVDRKIKDGTRIHPMTGIPIAIKDNMCTEGIRTTCSSRILYNYMPPYNATVIERLGEVDAVMIGKTNMDEFAMGSSCENSAFFPTCNPWSTDRVAGGSSGGSSAAVAADEAIVALGSDTGGSIRLPAAYCGVVGMKPTYGAVSRYGLIAFASSLDQIGPLGKDVKDCALLMNVICGHDPMDSTSVKYDVPDYTTFLTNDVKGLKIGIPQEYMGEGIDAEIKNSIQQAAEKMASLGAEVEETSLPHTKHGLSAYYLIAPAEASSNLARYDGVRYGYRAQGPEDVIEMFKKTRSEGFGPEVKRRIMLGTYALSAGYYDAYYNKALKVRTLIKQDFDAAFEKYDVLLSPTSPILPFRRGEKVDDPLQMYMVDICTLSVNLAGIPAISLPTGMVNDLPVGLQLMGKPFDEGTLLRAAYTFEQNTVHHENKPSI
- the pcrA gene encoding DNA helicase PcrA, whose product is MDILTGLNDSQAQAVQNTEGPLLVLAGAGSGKTKVLTTRIAYLIQHKNISPRNVLAITFTNKAASEMKARVGNMIPYEVQDLWVSTFHAACLRILRMQSSFMGYAKNFVIYDETDRKTLVKECLKELNLDEKKFPPRAIAVGISTAKNSLKTASEFQATARDFYQETVSDVYTLYEKKMKQNNAVDFDDLIMITVKLLQSNESVLAYYQNKFRYILVDEYQDTNHAQYILISLLARKYRNLCVVGDPDQSIYRFRGADMQNILDFEKDYPEACVILLEQNYRSTGTILETANRVIKNNMGRKEKALWTEGPFGEPIVVYTGYNEHAEAQFVVNRIMRLRDKGHAYKDMSILYRTHAQSRVLEEKLLYAGISYNMVGGHKFYDRKEIKDLLAYLRLLANPADQIGLRRIINVPKRGIGAASIEKIIDYAGALENNLINVLLKTGDIKGLATKPRNAAINLGETLQTIRDNQYDLSITSIVEETLSRTGYQKALEEENTVESRTRLENLQEFMSVTREFDREHPGDTLEEFLSGLALVADIDSYQENNDQVTMMTLHSAKGLEFPIIFLVGLEEGVFPHSRSLQEPKEMEEERRLCYVGITRARERLYITHCQQRTLYGYTKSNKASRFLDELPPEYLTTRDPLDKDLTGLELSTKQNSPAADTLFNPGDRVHHRKWGDGVIKDVRGKGNTQEIKVEFPGLGIKTLLSKYAPLQKYG
- the gatC gene encoding Asp-tRNA(Asn)/Glu-tRNA(Gln) amidotransferase subunit GatC — translated: MINKSDVEHVALLARLELSEEEKELYTKQLSDILEHAQTLNKLDTENVLPTAHVLPLKNVFREDEVGDHLDTEKALSNAPDKEENFFRVPKIV